A window of the Longimicrobium sp. genome harbors these coding sequences:
- a CDS encoding sigma-70 family RNA polymerase sigma factor, which produces MLDRHQAERLFLENLGWIERVLGTLARRQGLSGDDADDFASWAKLRLIEDDYSALRRFRGESAPATYLTVVLTMLARDYRVRERGRWRPSAAARRLGPTAVRLETLVHRDGFTLTQAAQLMRTTGHGELADRDVAELWRQLPARPPLRPVAASDEVVATLPAGEQADVRVLAQESEQRRSEAEQAVARAVASLPDEDQVIVRMRVWHEMTVADVARGLNLPQKPLYRRMDRIFSQLRRTLEAGGLSRERVRGLLEDRAP; this is translated from the coding sequence ATGCTGGACCGGCACCAGGCCGAGCGCCTCTTCCTGGAAAACCTCGGCTGGATCGAGCGCGTGCTTGGCACGCTCGCCCGGCGGCAGGGGCTTTCCGGCGACGACGCCGACGACTTCGCGTCGTGGGCCAAGCTGCGCCTGATCGAGGACGACTACTCCGCCCTCCGCCGCTTCCGCGGCGAAAGCGCGCCGGCCACCTACCTGACGGTGGTGCTGACGATGCTGGCCCGCGACTACCGGGTCCGCGAGCGCGGCCGCTGGCGGCCCTCCGCGGCGGCGCGGCGGCTGGGGCCCACGGCGGTGCGCCTGGAAACGCTGGTGCACCGCGACGGGTTCACGCTCACCCAGGCGGCCCAGCTGATGCGCACCACGGGCCACGGCGAGCTGGCGGACCGCGACGTGGCCGAACTGTGGCGGCAGCTGCCAGCCCGTCCGCCCCTGCGCCCCGTCGCAGCCTCCGACGAGGTGGTCGCCACCCTTCCCGCGGGTGAGCAGGCGGATGTGCGCGTGCTGGCGCAGGAATCCGAGCAGCGGCGGAGCGAGGCGGAGCAGGCCGTCGCCCGGGCCGTGGCCAGCCTGCCGGACGAGGACCAGGTGATCGTGCGGATGCGCGTGTGGCACGAAATGACGGTTGCCGACGTGGCGCGCGGCCTTAACCTGCCGCAGAAGCCGCTCTACCGGCGGATGGACCGCATCTTTTCGCAGCTTCGGCGCACGCTGGAAGCGGGCGGCCTTTCGCGCGAGCGGGTCCGCGGGTTGCTGGAGGATCGCGCGCCATGA